A single region of the Solwaraspora sp. WMMD406 genome encodes:
- a CDS encoding glycosyltransferase family 9 protein, whose product MILVLRALGIGDLVTAVPALRGLRAAYPAMTLTLAAPAGLAALIDLIGVVDRLVPTVGLEPVRWLDAPPDWAVNLHGRGPQSHQVLRATRPGRLWAYACPAADHDDGPTWRDDEHEVLRWCRLLTWYGVECDPTDLTLPRPPPDRVPVGVTVLHPGAASARRRWPADRFGVLARRLTDAGHRVVITGSPGERTLAEAVAAVADLPGTAVYAGRMDLFRFSALLSHARLLVSGDTGAGHLATAFGVPSVLLFGPTSPARWGPLIDREIHQVLQYPALSEGTEEPADADGYAEPADAVPHPALAAICVDEVLAAIGEVQRGAAATQ is encoded by the coding sequence GTGATCCTGGTGCTGCGGGCGCTCGGCATCGGTGACCTGGTCACCGCCGTTCCGGCGCTGCGGGGGCTGCGCGCCGCGTACCCGGCGATGACCCTCACCCTGGCCGCGCCGGCCGGACTGGCCGCGCTGATCGACCTGATCGGCGTGGTGGACCGGCTGGTGCCGACCGTCGGGTTGGAGCCGGTGCGCTGGCTGGACGCCCCGCCGGACTGGGCGGTGAACCTGCACGGTCGCGGCCCGCAGTCGCACCAGGTGCTACGGGCGACCCGGCCGGGGCGGCTGTGGGCTTACGCCTGCCCGGCGGCCGACCACGACGACGGGCCGACCTGGCGCGACGACGAGCACGAGGTGCTGCGCTGGTGCCGGCTTCTGACCTGGTACGGCGTGGAGTGCGACCCGACCGATCTGACGCTGCCCCGACCCCCACCGGACCGGGTTCCGGTGGGGGTGACCGTGCTGCACCCGGGAGCCGCCTCGGCGCGGCGGCGCTGGCCGGCGGACCGGTTCGGGGTGCTGGCCCGCCGGCTCACCGACGCCGGCCACCGGGTGGTGATCACCGGATCGCCGGGGGAGCGGACCCTCGCCGAGGCGGTGGCGGCCGTCGCCGACCTGCCCGGCACCGCCGTGTACGCCGGCCGGATGGACCTGTTCCGGTTCAGCGCCCTGCTGTCCCACGCCCGGTTGCTGGTGAGCGGGGACACCGGAGCCGGGCACCTGGCCACCGCGTTCGGAGTACCGTCGGTGCTGCTGTTCGGGCCGACGTCGCCGGCCCGGTGGGGTCCGCTGATCGACCGGGAGATCCACCAGGTCCTGCAGTATCCGGCGCTGTCCGAGGGCACCGAGGAGCCGGCTGACGCCGACGGGTACGCGGAGCCGGCTGACGCCGTACCGCATCCGGCGCTGGCGGCGATCTGTGTCGACGAGGTGCTCGCCGCGATCGGTGAGGTGCAACGCGGTGCGGCTGCGACGCAGTGA
- a CDS encoding TerC family protein, giving the protein MELLTSPELWIAFATLLLLEIVLGIDNIVFISILAGRLPEHQQARARTIGLSLALITRLLLLASLSWVIGLTAPLFTVFGQEISGRDLILLLGGLFLLVKATYEIHEHLEGADHGTSRKTASFASVIAQILVLDVVFSLDSVITAVGMVEQLFIMVAAVVVAMVIMLVSAGTVSAFVNRHPTVKMLALSFLLLIGGSLIAEGLGQHIAKGYVYGPIAFSVFVEFLNLRLRSRQRREEAQPVNLHPTYVKAGAGGAADTKGTADAKGTADADGGATT; this is encoded by the coding sequence ATGGAGCTTCTCACCAGCCCCGAGCTGTGGATCGCGTTCGCGACCCTGCTGCTGCTCGAAATCGTGCTGGGCATCGACAACATCGTGTTCATCTCGATTCTCGCCGGCCGGCTTCCCGAGCATCAGCAGGCCCGCGCCCGGACCATCGGCCTGTCACTGGCGCTGATCACCCGGCTGTTGCTGCTGGCCTCGCTGTCCTGGGTGATCGGGCTGACCGCGCCGCTGTTCACGGTGTTCGGCCAGGAGATCTCCGGCCGGGATCTGATCCTGCTGCTCGGTGGTCTGTTCCTGCTGGTCAAAGCGACCTACGAGATCCACGAACATCTCGAAGGCGCCGATCACGGGACCAGCCGCAAGACCGCGTCCTTCGCGTCGGTCATCGCGCAGATCCTCGTCCTGGACGTGGTGTTCTCCCTCGACTCGGTGATCACCGCGGTCGGCATGGTCGAGCAACTGTTCATCATGGTCGCCGCGGTCGTGGTGGCGATGGTCATCATGCTGGTCTCCGCCGGTACGGTGAGCGCGTTCGTCAACCGCCATCCCACGGTGAAGATGTTGGCGTTGTCGTTCCTGCTGCTGATCGGCGGCAGCCTGATCGCCGAAGGGCTCGGGCAGCACATCGCCAAGGGCTACGTGTACGGGCCGATCGCCTTCTCGGTCTTCGTCGAGTTCCTCAACCTGCGGCTACGCTCGCGTCAGCGGCGCGAGGAGGCCCAGCCGGTCAACCTGCACCCGACGTACGTCAAAGCCGGGGCCGGCGGCGCGGCGGACACCAAGGGCACGGCGGACGCCAAGGGCACGGCGGACGCCGATGGCGGAGCGACCACGTAG
- the tnpA gene encoding IS200/IS605 family transposase: protein MAARRDPTRLEQIMRDVCADFEAELVEFNGGHNHHLLVNHPPKVAVSRLVNSLKGVSSRRLRQEFPDLARHFYRADKLWSGSYFAGSVAGAPPSAVKRYIEQQNQPG from the coding sequence ATGGCGGCGAGACGCGACCCGACCCGCTTGGAACAGATCATGCGGGACGTGTGCGCCGACTTCGAGGCCGAACTGGTCGAGTTCAACGGCGGCCACAACCACCACCTGCTGGTCAACCACCCACCCAAAGTCGCCGTTTCCCGCCTGGTCAACTCACTCAAGGGCGTCTCGTCGCGCCGCCTGCGGCAGGAATTCCCCGACCTCGCACGCCACTTCTACCGGGCCGACAAGCTCTGGTCAGGCTCGTACTTCGCCGGCTCCGTCGCCGGCGCGCCACCGAGCGCCGTGAAGCGGTACATCGAGCAGCAGAACCAGCCAGGTTAG
- a CDS encoding DNA topoisomerase IB, with amino-acid sequence MRLRRSDLARPGYRRRRRGRGVTFLDTDGRPLTDHAELARLRELVIPPAWRDVWISPHPAGHIQAVGTDAAGRRQYLYHPQWRARRDTAKFEHVRRVAERLPRLRRRVAADLRGGGLRRERVLATVVRLLDLGMFRIGSDQYADGDDPTFGVATLRSTHTRVGRGCVVLDFPAKGGIPQVRRITDPQVCAVLRDLRRRRTGEQRLFCYWDGRQWREVHSDEINSYLRAASGTDMTAKDFRTWHATVRAATTLARGGVPRSTAARRRAVAAAMRDVADLLGNTPTVARASYVDPRVVELFHRGHVVRLGRAAVPDDGGGPPSAAAEDAVRRLLPLPECGPVLRPSGRG; translated from the coding sequence GTGCGGCTGCGACGCAGTGACCTGGCCCGACCGGGCTACCGGCGACGCCGCCGAGGTCGCGGCGTCACGTTCCTGGACACCGACGGGCGTCCGCTCACCGACCACGCCGAACTCGCCCGGCTGCGGGAACTGGTGATCCCGCCCGCGTGGCGGGACGTGTGGATCAGCCCCCACCCGGCCGGCCACATCCAGGCGGTCGGGACCGACGCCGCCGGTCGTCGGCAGTACCTCTACCATCCGCAGTGGCGGGCCCGCCGGGACACCGCGAAGTTCGAGCACGTCCGGCGGGTCGCCGAGCGGCTGCCCCGACTGCGTCGGCGGGTGGCGGCCGATCTGCGCGGCGGGGGCCTGCGCCGGGAGCGGGTGCTGGCCACCGTGGTCCGCCTACTCGACCTGGGCATGTTCCGGATCGGCAGCGACCAGTACGCCGACGGCGACGATCCGACCTTCGGCGTCGCCACGCTGCGGTCGACACACACCCGGGTCGGTCGGGGCTGCGTCGTCCTCGACTTCCCCGCCAAGGGTGGGATCCCGCAGGTGCGCCGGATCACCGACCCGCAGGTGTGCGCGGTGTTGCGTGATCTGCGTCGGCGTCGCACCGGCGAGCAGCGGCTGTTCTGCTACTGGGACGGGCGACAGTGGCGCGAGGTGCACAGCGACGAGATCAACTCGTACCTGCGTGCGGCGAGTGGCACCGACATGACCGCGAAGGATTTTCGTACCTGGCACGCCACGGTTCGGGCCGCCACGACGCTCGCCCGGGGTGGGGTGCCCCGCTCGACCGCCGCCCGGCGGCGGGCGGTGGCGGCGGCCATGCGTGACGTCGCCGACCTGCTGGGCAACACGCCGACCGTGGCGCGCGCCTCCTACGTCGACCCACGGGTGGTCGAGCTGTTCCACCGAGGTCACGTGGTCCGGCTCGGCCGTGCCGCCGTGCCCGACGACGGCGGCGGACCGCCCTCGGCCGCCGCCGAGGACGCGGTCCGCCGCCTCCTGCCGCTACCGGAATGCGGGCCAGTGCTCCGGCCTTCAGGCCGGGGGTGA